The uncultured Treponema sp. genome includes a region encoding these proteins:
- a CDS encoding MBL fold metallo-hydrolase yields MKIYFHLCIDGFTNSYTILNDSPDVKEAIIVDPGKIDMETINLIEEGGYKLSAVLITHKHTHHIQGLRTLKKIYTPVVYAADAGIYGMDCSILNGDGIVKIAGFNVEFFSVPGHSPDSMVYKIEDVIFTGDTLISGVTGSTLSQYSHKLLCKKIKDKIFSLPNRTVVFPGHGSPSTIESEKQFNIDLI; encoded by the coding sequence ATGAAAATTTATTTCCATTTGTGCATAGACGGATTTACAAACAGCTACACGATTTTAAATGACAGTCCCGATGTAAAAGAAGCGATTATTGTTGACCCTGGAAAAATCGACATGGAAACAATAAATTTAATTGAAGAAGGCGGATACAAATTGTCTGCGGTTTTGATTACGCACAAGCACACTCACCACATACAAGGTCTTAGGACGCTTAAAAAAATTTATACTCCTGTAGTGTATGCGGCTGATGCTGGAATTTACGGAATGGACTGCTCGATTTTGAATGGAGATGGAATTGTAAAGATTGCAGGTTTCAATGTTGAATTTTTTTCTGTGCCGGGACATTCTCCAGACAGCATGGTTTATAAAATTGAAGATGTGATTTTTACAGGCGACACTTTGATTTCTGGCGTAACAGGAAGCACTTTGAGCCAGTATTCACATAAACTGCTTTGCAAGAAAATCAAGGATAAAATTTTTTCACTTCCTAACAGAACTGTTGTTTTTCCCGGACACGGCTCTCCAAGCACTATTGAAAGTGAAAAGCAATTTAACATTGATTTAATTTAA